The segment TCGAGTTATTCCTTTAATACAACAGAGCTCTCTCGAGAAGGAAGACTGCAATTGCCGCAAAGAAACCAACCAATGCCAGCCAGCTTATTTTTTTTAGATACCATACAAAATTGATGGCTTCAATACCCATGGCTGCTACACCTGCTGCCGAACCAATAATAATGGCGCTGCCGCCTGTACCTGTAGTTAATGCAAGAAATTCCCAAAACGGATGATCTGTTGGATAGGTTGAAAGATCATACATTCCTTGTGCTGCTGCAACAAGCGGAACGTTATCAACCAATGCAGAAAGCAAACCCAACGCTGTTCCAATTAAATAATCGTTTTTGAAAAAAGCATTGAGATGCGTGGCTGCCTCTTTTAATAACCCGTTCGACTGTAAAGCTGCAACAGCTAATAAAATACCAAGAAAAAATAAAATACTGGGTGTATCGATCTTTTGTAAAGCACCTGCAACACTGTACCGTTGCATCAGCGTCTCCTCTTTCTTTTTATGAAGAACAGTTGTAATGATCCACATACAGCCCAACGCAAGTAACATACCCATGAACGGTGGTAAATGAGTAACGGTTTTAAACAGCGGAACAAAAACAAGGAAGCCCAACCCGGTAGCAAGAATAATCTTTCCCTCTTTTTTATCAGCATCTGTAGATATAGCTTTTGGCATAGCAATGATCTTCTTCCCCCTGAACCTGTACATCACAATCAACATGGGAATGGCAGATGCTATCAAACTCGGCAGAAACAGTTGCTTGATA is part of the Lacibacter sediminis genome and harbors:
- the nhaD gene encoding sodium:proton antiporter NhaD, whose translation is MATFLIIGIFILGYLLIAFEHIVKINKAATALLTGAICWTIFMIESGTSHVVNEALMHHIGEIASILFFLLGAMTIVELIDSHNGFAIITRQINTTSKSRLLLIVTFITFFLSAILDNLTTTIVMTSLCTKLLSEKEDRLWFAGMIVIAANAGGAWSPLGDVTTTMLWIGGQITAVNIIKQLFLPSLIASAIPMLIVMYRFRGKKIIAMPKAISTDADKKEGKIILATGLGFLVFVPLFKTVTHLPPFMGMLLALGCMWIITTVLHKKKEETLMQRYSVAGALQKIDTPSILFFLGILLAVAALQSNGLLKEAATHLNAFFKNDYLIGTALGLLSALVDNVPLVAAAQGMYDLSTYPTDHPFWEFLALTTGTGGSAIIIGSAAGVAAMGIEAINFVWYLKKISWLALVGFFAAIAVFLLERALLY